A DNA window from Paenibacillus sp. HWE-109 contains the following coding sequences:
- a CDS encoding carbohydrate ABC transporter permease, producing MKHLLKWLKYVVLSVVAILTLIPVLYVLFYSFKSNQELITGGSLLPRKWVFSNYSEVWEELNFSLYFYNSVIFATVSSGLSVFMGAMSGYVFARTQFPGKRLLSLLIIGVMFVSLGPMTLFPKFKLAVDWGLTNSIFTIPLVALYGLGASVFLYEGFVKSLGKEMDEAAIVDGASYFKRFYQLTLPLMAPITATFFLLEFIAEWNNYIFPLVMSIGNPDTKTLTVGVVELRNMGSGAAAWNLLLAGSMISVIPVLVVFIVLNRQIVGGLAQGAVKG from the coding sequence GTGAAACATCTGTTAAAGTGGTTAAAGTATGTAGTTTTGTCTGTCGTCGCCATCCTAACGTTGATCCCAGTGCTTTACGTCTTGTTTTATTCTTTCAAATCCAATCAGGAACTAATTACGGGGGGCAGCTTGCTGCCTCGCAAGTGGGTATTCTCTAACTATTCAGAAGTATGGGAAGAGCTGAATTTCTCCCTGTACTTCTATAATTCAGTGATTTTTGCTACTGTCAGTTCTGGGCTGAGTGTGTTCATGGGAGCAATGTCTGGGTATGTTTTTGCCAGGACCCAATTCCCGGGCAAACGACTGCTCTCTCTGCTGATTATCGGGGTGATGTTCGTTAGCCTGGGTCCGATGACCTTGTTTCCCAAGTTCAAGCTGGCTGTGGATTGGGGATTGACGAACAGTATTTTTACGATACCGCTTGTTGCCTTGTACGGTTTGGGAGCTAGTGTTTTCCTGTACGAAGGCTTCGTTAAATCACTCGGCAAGGAGATGGATGAGGCAGCAATTGTTGATGGTGCCTCCTATTTCAAACGCTTTTACCAACTGACATTGCCGCTCATGGCTCCGATTACCGCTACTTTTTTCCTGTTGGAATTTATTGCGGAATGGAACAATTATATTTTCCCGTTAGTGATGAGCATCGGCAATCCAGATACCAAGACACTGACTGTAGGTGTGGTTGAACTGCGCAATATGGGTTCTGGCGCAGCTGCCTGGAACTTGTTGCTGGCCGGCTCGATGATTTCTGTTATTCCTGTATTGGTTGTATTTATTGTATTGAATCGGCAAATTGTAGGTGGACTTGCGCAAGGTGCAGTGAAGGGTTGA
- a CDS encoding carbohydrate ABC transporter permease produces MTDLSVKSDRTPAVSMRALNPFQVFRRKYGAAYLMLLIPVCCFVLFSLYPIAWAVKYVFYYYDGVRPERFTGLANFQRLMDDQVYWSSLWKQALFSLKIILELPLAFMLALLLSSQLRGKNAFRAMFVMPYILPASTMALVVYILLNPYNGGLNQLLIALNLIDQPIAFLSGGWTAFASGMLLDAWQNFGINMLLLLVGLTSIPKDVYESADIDGATGWTRVRYISLPMMGRILQMILFLSILGTLKSMGPFLVLTDGGPNHATELTFLYIFHQFFGGDTGTNYGYGATVAVFTALILVVISIGYFKLTKKMDYHN; encoded by the coding sequence ATGACTGATTTATCGGTAAAGTCTGACAGGACGCCAGCTGTAAGTATGAGAGCTCTAAACCCCTTTCAAGTCTTTCGGAGAAAGTATGGCGCTGCGTACCTCATGCTGCTGATTCCAGTTTGCTGCTTTGTACTTTTTTCCTTATACCCGATTGCTTGGGCGGTTAAATACGTTTTTTATTACTATGACGGGGTTAGGCCGGAGCGGTTTACGGGGCTAGCTAATTTCCAAAGATTGATGGATGATCAAGTCTACTGGTCCAGCCTCTGGAAGCAGGCTCTTTTCTCCCTGAAAATCATTCTTGAGCTGCCATTGGCCTTTATGTTGGCTCTGCTCCTCAGTTCGCAATTGAGAGGGAAGAATGCATTTCGGGCAATGTTTGTTATGCCGTACATTCTGCCGGCCTCCACGATGGCCTTAGTCGTATATATCCTGTTGAACCCTTACAATGGGGGGCTTAATCAACTGCTGATCGCTTTAAACCTGATTGACCAACCCATTGCCTTCCTCTCCGGCGGGTGGACAGCGTTTGCCAGCGGGATGCTGTTGGATGCCTGGCAGAACTTCGGGATCAATATGCTGCTTCTGCTAGTAGGTCTGACCAGCATTCCCAAAGATGTCTATGAAAGTGCTGATATCGATGGCGCTACGGGCTGGACCCGGGTGCGTTATATCTCCCTTCCGATGATGGGCCGCATTCTCCAGATGATTTTGTTCCTTTCTATTCTAGGAACTCTCAAGTCGATGGGTCCCTTTCTCGTCCTTACAGATGGTGGACCGAACCATGCTACGGAGCTGACCTTCCTGTATATTTTTCATCAGTTTTTCGGAGGAGATACGGGCACCAATTATGGCTACGGGGCAACGGTGGCGGTGTTTACGGCACTTATCCTGGTCGTTATATCGATAGGCTACTTCAAGTTGACCAAGAAAATGGATTATCATAATTAA
- a CDS encoding DeoR/GlpR family DNA-binding transcription regulator, giving the protein MYQEERLLKILEYINKHHAMSVMDICSLLDVSRDTARRDIVKLVQEGVVIRTHGGVALPQLQKEIATYQERLIDETDSKRKIGLIAAKLIQDRETVIFDVSTTVQSVAEQISAKHITAITHSIDIVGILSGREDLQVYVLGGYLHAKNRLLYGPSVIDKLRELRADKAFIGATAIRADGLYFPYEDDVSVKKEMARRSDQLIAVADFTKFASKSVYRLDFDFVDILITDQEVPIEIREVLHHKNITIIQCEEKDNYEEDNSDES; this is encoded by the coding sequence ATGTATCAAGAAGAACGATTGCTGAAAATTCTCGAATATATTAATAAACACCACGCAATGAGTGTGATGGATATCTGCTCTCTTCTAGATGTATCTAGGGATACTGCCCGAAGAGATATCGTTAAATTAGTGCAAGAAGGCGTTGTTATTCGTACACATGGAGGTGTCGCTCTGCCTCAATTGCAGAAGGAAATCGCCACCTATCAAGAACGTTTAATCGACGAAACAGACAGTAAAAGAAAAATCGGTCTGATCGCAGCTAAACTGATTCAAGATCGGGAGACCGTCATTTTTGACGTATCAACCACGGTACAGTCTGTAGCGGAGCAAATTTCCGCCAAACATATTACGGCGATCACACACTCCATCGATATTGTAGGGATTCTGTCAGGTCGGGAAGATCTGCAAGTTTATGTGCTCGGCGGCTATTTACACGCCAAAAACCGCTTATTATATGGTCCCTCCGTCATTGATAAACTAAGAGAACTAAGAGCTGATAAGGCATTTATCGGGGCTACAGCTATACGAGCCGATGGTCTTTATTTTCCTTATGAAGATGATGTTTCCGTTAAAAAAGAGATGGCCCGCCGATCGGATCAGCTCATTGCTGTGGCCGATTTCACGAAGTTTGCCAGCAAGTCGGTTTATCGCTTAGATTTCGACTTTGTAGATATATTAATTACCGACCAAGAGGTGCCCATCGAAATAAGAGAGGTACTTCATCATAAAAATATCACGATTATTCAATGTGAGGAGAAAGACAATTACGAGGAGGACAACAGCGATGAGTCTTAA
- a CDS encoding SDR family NAD(P)-dependent oxidoreductase, which yields MDMGLNNKTALVTGSTKGIGKAIAIELAKEGVHVLINGRNYEEVERVVTEIKSDFPATSPQNATADLVERGQREALFEKYPDIDILVNNMGIYEIMQYENVDDDIWEKYFRTNVLAANGLSKFYLPKMLKNEYGRIIFIASEEAIMPSGQMPQYCMTKSMLLSLSKSLSKLTKGTEVTVNTIMPGPTLSENVHQIIEGIYPDEHMTFSEKEKDFMTANLPQSEIQRFIKPIEIGRLAAFVCSPYASAFKGSPIRMDGGMVPTIF from the coding sequence ATGGATATGGGATTAAACAATAAAACAGCGTTAGTAACAGGATCAACGAAAGGTATAGGGAAAGCAATTGCCATTGAACTTGCCAAAGAAGGTGTTCATGTATTAATAAATGGACGGAATTATGAAGAGGTAGAACGAGTTGTTACTGAAATCAAGTCAGATTTCCCGGCTACTTCTCCGCAAAATGCGACAGCCGACCTTGTGGAGAGGGGGCAAAGAGAAGCATTATTTGAAAAATACCCCGATATCGATATTTTAGTTAACAATATGGGCATATATGAAATTATGCAATACGAGAATGTTGACGATGATATATGGGAAAAATACTTCCGTACGAATGTTCTTGCTGCCAACGGATTATCTAAATTTTATTTGCCTAAAATGTTGAAAAATGAGTATGGCCGCATTATTTTTATTGCGAGTGAAGAAGCCATTATGCCTTCAGGACAAATGCCTCAGTACTGTATGACAAAATCAATGCTGTTATCATTGTCCAAAAGCTTATCTAAATTAACAAAAGGAACAGAAGTTACAGTCAATACGATCATGCCAGGACCAACACTCTCTGAAAATGTGCATCAAATAATTGAGGGGATATACCCGGATGAACATATGACTTTTTCTGAAAAAGAGAAAGATTTCATGACTGCAAACTTACCTCAATCTGAAATACAGCGATTTATCAAGCCAATCGAAATAGGCAGACTAGCTGCATTTGTATGCAGCCCTTATGCGTCAGCATTTAAAGGTTCTCCAATCCGCATGGATGGGGGAATGGTACCGACTATTTTTTAA
- the nagA gene encoding N-acetylglucosamine-6-phosphate deacetylase: MSLKILHNVNVIQQDGPALPATLWIRNGRIENIEIGLSSLPEGDYAFIDGQGHQLIPGMIDVHIHGANGFDMMDGSETSIQEVSRACAETGCTSFLVTSVSSTIEELLAMIRSVKRVIGHEVGAKIAGLHLEGPYLNPKRKGMQNERFLRHPNLAEMKNIFDEAEGLIKMVTIAPELPGGMELISFLKKMGVVIAIAHSDASYEEAKQAFAAGASHVTHCFNGMRPIHHRDPGLVVAAFEEEHVSLQAIVDGIHLHPAIVRMMHRLKGPEGMVLITDALQAMGLGDGNYVFGGHHVTVTEGVARLADGTLASSTVTMNEALRLTVETGISLPDAVQMASTTPARILGLDTTGRISTGFDADLVLLDEQFQVQWTMIKGNIV, encoded by the coding sequence ATGAGTCTTAAAATTTTGCACAATGTAAACGTGATTCAACAAGATGGCCCCGCTCTACCTGCGACACTTTGGATACGAAATGGAAGGATCGAGAACATAGAAATTGGTCTCTCCTCTCTACCGGAGGGCGACTATGCCTTTATAGATGGTCAAGGACATCAATTAATACCGGGCATGATCGATGTTCATATTCACGGTGCCAACGGATTCGACATGATGGATGGCAGCGAGACAAGTATTCAGGAGGTTTCCCGGGCTTGTGCTGAAACAGGGTGCACTTCCTTCTTGGTCACCTCTGTCAGCTCGACAATCGAAGAATTACTAGCCATGATTCGTAGCGTGAAACGTGTCATCGGGCATGAAGTCGGGGCCAAAATTGCCGGGCTTCATCTAGAGGGGCCTTACCTGAATCCTAAGCGGAAAGGTATGCAAAATGAACGGTTTCTACGACATCCGAATCTGGCTGAAATGAAAAATATTTTTGACGAAGCCGAAGGACTGATTAAAATGGTTACCATCGCCCCCGAATTGCCTGGCGGTATGGAACTTATCTCCTTTTTGAAGAAAATGGGCGTAGTTATCGCCATCGCGCATTCGGATGCCTCATACGAAGAAGCCAAGCAAGCCTTTGCAGCAGGAGCCAGTCATGTTACCCATTGTTTCAATGGCATGCGCCCGATCCATCATCGGGATCCCGGACTTGTGGTAGCCGCTTTTGAAGAAGAACATGTCAGCCTTCAAGCCATTGTAGATGGCATTCATTTGCATCCTGCGATCGTTCGAATGATGCATCGACTGAAAGGACCAGAGGGCATGGTACTTATTACAGACGCATTGCAAGCGATGGGACTAGGTGACGGGAATTATGTGTTCGGCGGCCATCATGTTACGGTTACCGAAGGTGTAGCACGCCTAGCGGATGGAACTTTAGCCTCCAGTACAGTTACGATGAACGAGGCTCTGCGGCTAACCGTTGAAACCGGAATTTCATTGCCAGACGCGGTTCAAATGGCCTCAACAACACCTGCACGCATACTCGGTCTTGATACCACAGGCAGGATCTCCACAGGTTTTGATGCGGATCTCGTTTTGTTAGATGAGCAATTTCAGGTACAGTGGACAATGATTAAGGGCAATATCGTCTAA
- a CDS encoding response regulator transcription factor, translating to MYKVLIVDDEHFIRERLVTMIPWEEYDLVVASVAEDGESALEQIQAVSPDIVITDIRMPDMTGLEMIARAESYRPNIQFIILSAYSEFEYAHRALQLGVADYLLKPTKPEELLQVLLKQVDRLEQLKVLRNRDRRNRYYEESIRSQYIQELILGDQPGYEWKEECAQVGLKWLLAGELRLYLITLDGADLHGHMESAQIDQFAVQNVMFELIAEYDAVCPIRLSFGKWLLVTGGISSQDEHLLFARRLYDCIDRFTKKKVHIMISESGQSPLQLSRLFWETEKMMAYMGANPEEPVRFLLPSRDETAYMQWTKPMAELIGWILQGDTDRVIEWLNQLAPAFLEWELNAAKRWCFEWLSTIREHAEVQGDVHLPNMDDLRMRISGHTKIKDLLYFFTHEIHHMLRQRHGKGIHRLIRLALERIGKEYEQDLQLTTIAEDLGLSPVYLSELFKQQTGVTFRVHLLRARMGAAIRLLKDPTLKVYEVSYKVGYNKVEHFVKLFKREYGMTPSEYRGALV from the coding sequence ATGTATAAAGTGTTGATTGTAGATGATGAGCATTTTATTCGGGAAAGACTAGTCACAATGATTCCTTGGGAAGAATACGATCTCGTGGTTGCCAGTGTAGCAGAGGATGGAGAGAGCGCCCTGGAGCAGATCCAGGCGGTATCCCCAGATATTGTTATTACGGATATCCGAATGCCCGATATGACAGGACTAGAGATGATAGCCAGGGCTGAGTCCTATCGACCGAATATACAGTTTATCATTCTTAGTGCTTACAGTGAATTCGAATATGCCCATAGAGCACTCCAGTTAGGGGTAGCGGATTATCTGCTTAAGCCGACGAAACCGGAGGAATTACTGCAGGTTCTTCTTAAACAGGTGGATAGGCTGGAACAGCTTAAAGTGCTGAGAAACCGTGACCGTCGCAATCGCTATTATGAGGAATCCATCCGCTCCCAGTATATTCAGGAGCTCATATTAGGAGATCAACCTGGCTATGAATGGAAAGAGGAGTGTGCACAGGTAGGTCTGAAATGGCTGCTGGCTGGCGAGTTGAGACTGTACCTGATTACGTTGGATGGGGCAGATCTGCACGGTCATATGGAGTCTGCCCAAATTGACCAGTTTGCCGTGCAGAACGTTATGTTCGAGCTTATTGCCGAATACGATGCGGTTTGTCCGATTCGCCTTTCCTTCGGTAAATGGCTGCTGGTTACGGGCGGGATCAGTTCCCAAGATGAGCACCTCCTCTTTGCCCGGCGATTATATGACTGTATTGACCGATTCACCAAAAAGAAAGTACACATTATGATTTCAGAGTCTGGTCAAAGTCCGCTCCAACTGTCGAGGTTGTTTTGGGAAACAGAGAAGATGATGGCGTATATGGGAGCGAATCCGGAGGAGCCGGTTCGCTTTCTTTTGCCGTCTCGTGACGAAACGGCCTATATGCAATGGACGAAGCCGATGGCTGAGCTTATCGGGTGGATACTGCAGGGAGATACAGACCGAGTGATCGAGTGGCTGAACCAACTGGCTCCTGCCTTCCTGGAATGGGAGCTTAACGCGGCTAAGCGATGGTGCTTTGAATGGTTGTCTACGATACGGGAACATGCTGAGGTCCAGGGGGATGTTCATCTGCCGAATATGGATGATCTCAGGATGCGCATCTCCGGTCATACCAAAATCAAGGATCTTCTGTATTTCTTTACCCACGAGATCCATCATATGCTCCGTCAGCGGCATGGCAAAGGAATTCATCGCTTGATTCGTCTTGCTCTGGAGCGGATTGGGAAGGAATACGAACAGGACCTCCAATTGACCACAATTGCCGAGGATTTAGGCCTTTCTCCCGTCTATTTGAGTGAACTGTTCAAACAGCAAACGGGAGTCACCTTCCGAGTCCATCTGCTCAGGGCTCGCATGGGCGCAGCTATCAGGCTGCTGAAGGATCCCACGCTTAAGGTTTATGAGGTATCCTATAAAGTCGGGTACAACAAGGTAGAGCATTTTGTGAAATTGTTCAAAAGGGAATATGGCATGACACCTTCGGAGTATCGGGGGGCGCTTGTATGA
- a CDS encoding glycoside hydrolase family 38 C-terminal domain-containing protein, which produces MKKLHLISNAHLDPVWQWEWEEGAAAAVSTFRAAAEFCEETAGYVFNHNEVILYKWIEEYEPQLFKRIQRLVQAGKWQIMGGWYLQPDCNMLSGESFVRQILLGKAYFRDKFNAEPTTAINFDSFGHTQGLVQILQLAGYNSYLFMRPDEMEGLPAGDFIWKGFNNSSVTAHKIQGGYNTLMGKAREKIEGWLADNRDKNEGIVLWGVGNHGGGPSRIDLAQIDQLMKQEKEFEIIHSTPENYFRDVAGQDLPSYAGDLNPRFVGCYTSMIRIKQKHRQLENELYMTEKMLSTAALQGLLTYPSHELHDALCDLLTAQFHDILPGSSVQPAEEASLRLMEHGLEIVARLKARSFFALAAGQPKANLQEYPILIYNPHPFAVKGIFECEFMLEDQNWQEAFSLPVVYQEGQPIPCQPEKEGSNLNLDWRKRVVFEAELAPSSMNRFDCRIEMLTHKPIPQLAEQNGCYRFETEELLVVVNARTGFIDEYVVRGVPFLRPNAFAPLVMEDNEDPWRMDKASFTQVEGMFKLMNEEESGLFSGVKGALPAVRVIEDGDVRTVIEAVFTYNNSYICQLYKLPKTGTELEVQLRVYWNEKDKMLKLSLPTQLSEGRFVGQTAFGVSSLNHGHEAVAQKWVAVEAPEQNLGLTCINNGIYGSDFVSGEVRLSLLRSAGYCAHPINDRPIMVQDRFLPRMDQGERCYTFWLNAGELADRRDRQDREALVHNERPYALSFFPSGEGERPESFLVLEDAVVQLSAFKKEERGENYIIRLFEPTGFGRSTVLSIPSLGIRQEIHLNGFECKTLRLSASAGTLAEAPLCEV; this is translated from the coding sequence ATGAAGAAGCTTCATTTGATCAGCAATGCCCATCTTGACCCTGTTTGGCAGTGGGAGTGGGAGGAGGGAGCAGCTGCTGCTGTATCCACTTTCCGTGCGGCGGCAGAATTTTGCGAGGAGACGGCGGGATATGTGTTCAATCACAACGAAGTCATTCTCTATAAATGGATTGAAGAATATGAGCCCCAACTATTCAAACGCATCCAACGTTTGGTTCAAGCGGGGAAATGGCAGATCATGGGCGGTTGGTATCTGCAGCCGGATTGCAATATGCTTTCAGGTGAATCTTTTGTTCGCCAAATTTTGCTGGGCAAGGCTTATTTTCGCGACAAATTCAATGCGGAGCCGACTACAGCAATTAATTTCGATTCTTTTGGTCATACACAAGGGCTTGTGCAGATCTTGCAGCTTGCTGGATATAATTCTTACCTCTTCATGCGTCCCGATGAAATGGAGGGATTGCCCGCAGGTGATTTTATTTGGAAAGGCTTCAATAATTCGAGCGTCACGGCCCACAAAATACAGGGGGGCTATAATACGCTGATGGGCAAGGCCAGGGAGAAAATCGAGGGCTGGCTGGCCGATAACCGGGACAAAAATGAGGGGATTGTTCTGTGGGGTGTCGGGAACCATGGCGGCGGGCCATCCCGTATTGATCTTGCGCAGATTGACCAATTAATGAAGCAGGAAAAAGAGTTTGAAATTATTCACTCGACACCTGAAAACTACTTCCGGGATGTGGCTGGCCAGGACCTGCCCTCGTATGCAGGGGATTTGAATCCCCGCTTTGTGGGCTGCTACACCTCGATGATTCGCATCAAGCAAAAGCATCGTCAATTAGAGAATGAACTGTATATGACTGAAAAGATGCTTTCCACCGCTGCGTTGCAGGGTCTCTTGACCTATCCCTCGCATGAACTGCATGATGCCTTATGCGATCTATTGACGGCCCAGTTCCACGATATTCTGCCGGGCTCCTCTGTGCAGCCAGCGGAGGAAGCTTCTCTGCGGTTAATGGAGCATGGTCTGGAGATCGTTGCCCGTCTTAAAGCGAGATCCTTTTTTGCTCTCGCAGCCGGGCAACCGAAAGCAAATCTTCAAGAATATCCGATTCTTATCTACAATCCTCATCCCTTTGCAGTCAAGGGTATATTTGAGTGTGAATTCATGCTCGAGGACCAGAACTGGCAGGAGGCGTTCTCTCTGCCGGTTGTGTATCAAGAGGGTCAACCTATCCCGTGTCAGCCAGAAAAAGAAGGCAGCAATCTGAATCTGGATTGGCGCAAAAGAGTTGTCTTTGAGGCAGAGCTTGCGCCCTCATCCATGAACCGCTTTGATTGCCGGATTGAGATGTTGACGCATAAGCCGATTCCTCAGTTGGCGGAGCAGAATGGCTGCTATCGGTTCGAGACGGAGGAACTGCTTGTTGTCGTCAATGCGCGAACGGGGTTCATCGATGAGTATGTTGTTCGAGGAGTTCCTTTCCTCCGGCCTAATGCTTTCGCTCCCCTCGTGATGGAGGATAATGAAGATCCCTGGCGGATGGATAAAGCCTCCTTCACACAGGTTGAGGGGATGTTCAAGCTAATGAATGAGGAGGAAAGCGGGCTGTTCTCCGGGGTGAAAGGCGCGCTTCCTGCCGTTCGAGTTATTGAAGACGGTGATGTGCGTACGGTAATAGAAGCGGTATTCACGTACAACAACTCCTATATATGCCAGTTGTACAAGCTGCCTAAGACGGGCACGGAGCTGGAGGTACAACTGCGGGTGTATTGGAATGAGAAGGATAAAATGCTCAAGCTGTCCCTGCCAACTCAGTTGTCCGAAGGGCGGTTTGTTGGGCAAACAGCCTTCGGGGTCAGTTCGCTGAACCACGGGCATGAGGCCGTTGCACAAAAGTGGGTAGCTGTAGAAGCTCCTGAGCAGAATCTGGGGTTAACCTGCATAAATAACGGAATTTATGGCAGTGATTTTGTTTCCGGAGAGGTTCGGCTTTCGCTTCTGCGGAGTGCAGGCTATTGCGCTCATCCGATTAATGACCGACCGATCATGGTGCAGGATCGATTCTTGCCGCGGATGGATCAAGGTGAACGCTGCTATACCTTCTGGTTGAATGCGGGAGAGCTTGCTGACCGCAGGGATCGTCAGGATCGAGAGGCGCTGGTTCACAATGAGCGTCCATACGCTTTATCGTTCTTTCCTTCCGGAGAAGGCGAGCGGCCGGAGTCTTTTCTAGTGCTGGAGGATGCAGTGGTTCAGCTGAGCGCTTTCAAGAAGGAGGAGAGAGGCGAGAACTATATCATTCGCCTGTTCGAGCCCACCGGGTTTGGCAGATCAACGGTACTAAGCATCCCTTCGCTGGGAATTCGCCAAGAGATTCATCTGAACGGGTTTGAGTGCAAGACGCTGCGTCTCTCAGCCTCTGCGGGTACGCTTGCGGAAGCGCCTTTATGTGAAGTATAA
- a CDS encoding AraC family transcriptional regulator, whose product MDLEQLKSLLPPVFNQICQEIRINDAVIEWVDIIFEQIGTASKCPPHAHTWFEFNYILSGQMVTHFGDELVQVGEGDFFLIPPGTIHSHSYTRGNPHEGICLRWRIRPASTEKTDVQGESFFTRLQRLQEWNPGSYRDNGRLHGLLEQFFLEALTGQSELALQLLLIHLLEYLSLLQMTMQGQVSSSTAVKDPLVRKVEVYLEDFQSNRLSVGELAASLHMSYGHLSRQYKKLTGQTIINRMNQIRLEKAKELMKLPGLRIAEIAEQAGFADLCYFSRAFKKHYGASPQNYRRQTAATEST is encoded by the coding sequence ATGGATCTTGAACAACTAAAAAGCCTTTTACCTCCCGTCTTTAATCAGATCTGTCAGGAAATTAGAATCAATGATGCGGTCATCGAATGGGTCGATATCATTTTCGAGCAAATTGGCACAGCCAGCAAGTGTCCTCCCCATGCTCATACGTGGTTTGAGTTCAATTATATTTTATCCGGACAAATGGTGACCCATTTCGGCGATGAGCTTGTCCAAGTGGGAGAAGGCGACTTCTTCCTTATTCCTCCAGGCACGATTCATTCCCATTCCTATACCCGCGGAAATCCTCATGAGGGAATTTGTTTAAGATGGCGTATTCGTCCTGCAAGCACGGAGAAAACTGATGTACAGGGGGAGTCCTTTTTCACGCGCCTGCAGCGACTTCAAGAATGGAATCCCGGCTCTTATCGGGATAATGGCAGACTTCATGGCTTGCTGGAGCAATTCTTTCTAGAAGCACTGACGGGCCAGTCCGAGCTGGCGCTTCAGCTTCTGCTCATTCATCTTCTGGAATATCTCAGCCTGCTGCAGATGACCATGCAGGGACAGGTATCCTCCTCCACTGCGGTCAAGGACCCTTTGGTGCGGAAAGTAGAGGTCTATTTAGAGGATTTCCAAAGCAATCGTCTTAGCGTAGGCGAGCTGGCTGCTTCCCTGCACATGAGCTACGGTCACCTGTCCCGCCAATATAAAAAGCTTACTGGGCAGACGATCATCAATCGCATGAACCAAATTCGTTTGGAGAAAGCCAAAGAATTGATGAAGCTGCCAGGTCTGCGCATAGCAGAAATAGCTGAGCAAGCTGGCTTTGCTGATCTGTGCTACTTCAGCAGAGCTTTTAAAAAGCACTATGGAGCGAGCCCTCAAAACTATCGGAGGCAAACGGCTGCTACTGAAAGCACTTAA
- a CDS encoding stalk domain-containing protein — MVKKSFLFLFAFLLVFLSSPISTKAEESSYNLYINGKKFDYNYPPIVQNNAIYVPMYGVLSELGINPQWDKDYRTFRINTNSSVVFLKTDSPIILKTELNVANFDSADKSYGPYRDFKRELLTLDFYPISSRDVVYVPLVFLSEYLHLVIAWGENGKISISGGNYTPEEHLKELYSAWNEQFKKIGNSYSNYWFSYNYNDFKSRYYAMSSAPYDLAQYAELGQFLNKDIWLNKTSTFWKDRSLDLPNLTKVKITYVGDGSMLVNDGNYDYTVNTHTIKSLSHASPLSGFFLRSPFDVFDFPQKAWDAIAAQKVYRGMNYGMVLLSWGNPIRTNVTTGKYGTMSQWVYGDSTFLYFEGDVLSTIQY; from the coding sequence ATGGTAAAAAAGTCATTTCTATTTCTATTCGCGTTTCTGCTTGTCTTTCTTTCAAGCCCCATCTCCACAAAAGCTGAAGAAAGTAGTTATAACCTCTACATTAATGGAAAAAAGTTTGACTACAACTATCCGCCAATTGTCCAAAACAATGCGATTTACGTACCCATGTATGGCGTACTCTCTGAGTTAGGTATCAATCCACAGTGGGATAAGGATTATCGTACATTCCGAATTAACACGAATTCCAGTGTCGTTTTCCTTAAGACGGATAGTCCCATTATCCTTAAGACGGAACTGAATGTAGCTAATTTTGATTCCGCTGACAAAAGTTATGGTCCTTATCGAGATTTTAAAAGGGAGCTACTTACTTTAGATTTCTATCCGATTTCCAGTCGGGATGTCGTGTACGTTCCGTTAGTATTTTTAAGTGAATACTTGCATCTCGTGATAGCATGGGGAGAAAATGGCAAGATATCGATTTCTGGAGGCAACTACACGCCAGAGGAACATCTGAAAGAACTTTATTCCGCATGGAATGAACAGTTCAAAAAGATTGGAAATTCCTACTCTAATTACTGGTTCTCCTATAATTATAATGATTTTAAATCGAGGTACTATGCGATGTCCTCTGCGCCATATGATTTAGCACAATATGCAGAGCTCGGTCAGTTTTTGAATAAAGATATCTGGTTGAATAAGACGTCCACATTTTGGAAAGATAGATCGCTTGATCTCCCCAATCTAACTAAAGTAAAAATCACTTATGTTGGCGATGGATCTATGCTTGTTAACGACGGCAATTATGATTACACGGTTAATACCCATACTATAAAATCCTTGTCTCATGCTTCACCTTTATCCGGCTTTTTCCTTAGAAGCCCATTTGATGTATTTGATTTTCCTCAGAAAGCATGGGATGCCATAGCTGCACAAAAGGTTTATAGAGGTATGAATTATGGAATGGTGTTATTGTCCTGGGGCAATCCGATACGTACAAACGTGACAACTGGAAAGTATGGAACCATGTCACAATGGGTATATGGCGACAGTACCTTTCTTTATTTTGAAGGTGACGTTCTATCTACTATTCAATATTAA